The Bacteroidota bacterium genome window below encodes:
- a CDS encoding T9SS type A sorting domain-containing protein, whose product MKKIYLFITLILLITIKINAQNWITCGPGTALGNNSNGVRAIAVSPYDGSIYAGGTFTGTVNYLAKYNPTTDSWQAVGAGVGGPVYALKFFKGKLYVGGLFSTAGGVGANNIVAVNSAGVYNTVGIGLNGQVNCFESSMDSAYLYVGGQFSADFSNSTTLLHIAKTDLITWSAVGSGITPVVNCLTYHNNALHAGTQNVSDQIFSLSGSTWTPISGLAGGKVYTIASFGGYLYAGGDFTSPNPGAAKYNNSTSTWGTIITSLLPGTVVRTLKTYGNYLFIGGSFTSVGIGPANYFGRIDGPNIPIKAIITSNYPASTPYAIANKDGYIYLGGNFTNTGENVIRSSTTIGVDEIDNIIESSSFFPNPLSTTATLNVKLKKHADSAKVSIIDAQGKIVQEKMISDLSNNEINFTIDRNDLSAGIYYYQLTIDGQAASTHPFVIE is encoded by the coding sequence ATGAAAAAAATCTACTTATTTATTACATTGATTCTCCTGATTACAATAAAAATTAATGCTCAGAATTGGATTACTTGCGGACCAGGTACAGCATTGGGCAACAACTCAAATGGCGTCAGAGCAATTGCAGTAAGTCCCTATGATGGATCAATATATGCCGGTGGTACATTTACAGGAACAGTCAACTACCTGGCTAAATACAACCCTACCACTGATTCATGGCAAGCAGTCGGTGCAGGTGTAGGTGGACCCGTTTATGCTTTGAAATTCTTTAAAGGAAAATTATATGTAGGCGGATTATTTTCGACTGCAGGTGGCGTAGGAGCCAATAATATTGTTGCAGTAAACTCAGCAGGAGTATACAATACAGTAGGAATAGGACTCAATGGGCAAGTTAACTGTTTTGAATCTTCAATGGATTCAGCTTACTTATATGTTGGGGGACAATTCAGTGCAGATTTTTCTAACTCTACAACCTTATTACACATTGCTAAAACAGACCTCATTACATGGTCAGCGGTTGGTTCCGGTATCACACCAGTAGTTAATTGCCTTACTTATCATAACAATGCATTACATGCAGGAACGCAAAATGTTTCTGATCAGATCTTTTCATTATCAGGTTCCACTTGGACTCCTATTTCAGGTCTTGCCGGCGGTAAAGTGTATACAATTGCCAGCTTTGGAGGTTACTTATATGCCGGTGGCGATTTCACTAGCCCAAATCCGGGTGCAGCGAAATATAACAATTCAACTTCAACATGGGGAACAATCATTACTTCATTGCTTCCAGGAACAGTAGTTCGTACTCTGAAAACTTATGGAAATTACTTATTTATTGGTGGATCATTTACAAGTGTTGGTATTGGACCGGCAAATTATTTCGGAAGAATTGATGGACCTAATATTCCAATAAAAGCAATTATCACAAGTAATTATCCTGCTTCCACTCCATATGCAATTGCCAATAAGGATGGATACATTTACCTTGGTGGAAATTTCACAAATACAGGTGAAAATGTTATAAGAAGTTCAACAACTATTGGAGTTGATGAAATTGACAACATCATTGAAAGTTCTTCTTTCTTCCCAAACCCACTCTCAACAACAGCTACTTTAAATGTGAAACTGAAAAAGCATGCCGATTCAGCTAAAGTTTCAATTATTGATGCACAGGGAAAAATCGTTCAGGAAAAAATGATCTCTGATCTTTCAAATAATGAAATCAATTTCACCATTGACAGAAACGATCTTTCAGCAGGAATTTACTACTATCAACTGACAATCGATGGTCAGGCTGCTTCTACTCATCCTTTTGTCATCGAATAA
- a CDS encoding GIY-YIG nuclease family protein gives MKFAIVDIETTGGNSSRNKITEVAIYIHDGEKIIDEFVSLVNPECPIAPFITNLTGISNEMVEDAPKFYQIAKDIVTLTDGAVFVAHNAQFDYGFIREEFKSLGFNYSRDYLCTVKLSRKLLPGYSSYSLGTLCQNLGISITNRHRASGDALATVKLFEMILNKDPEKEVIRNFTKNDYLNLRFPAGFDHKMLDSIPERPGVYYFHNQDGTVIYIGKSTNIRKRVLSHFANKQTKKAIELRNTIRDVSFEETGNELIALLLESEEIKNNQPFFNRSQRRTVFNYGIFSRINSEGYITLYSEKVKNTEDALITAGSFDEAEAILQRIQSRNNLCQKLCSTKEIKHACFGYSVHMCKGACIGKEDADEYNLRAQKALDSIQYSHQNFMIIGSGRNESEKSVTHIESGRYMGFGYFDPQFVTAHPEVLREHIKPRIDNRDVQRIIRHFLNTASPSNILTY, from the coding sequence ATGAAATTTGCCATTGTAGATATTGAAACCACCGGTGGAAATTCCTCAAGGAATAAGATCACCGAAGTTGCCATCTATATTCATGATGGTGAAAAGATCATCGACGAATTCGTTTCTTTGGTCAACCCTGAATGTCCCATTGCTCCTTTTATCACCAATCTGACCGGCATCTCCAATGAGATGGTTGAAGATGCACCAAAATTTTATCAGATTGCAAAAGACATCGTCACACTTACAGACGGTGCAGTGTTCGTTGCACACAATGCACAATTCGATTACGGATTTATCCGTGAAGAATTCAAATCATTAGGATTTAATTACTCAAGAGATTATTTATGTACTGTAAAACTCAGCCGGAAACTATTGCCCGGTTATTCTTCTTATAGTCTGGGTACACTCTGCCAGAATTTAGGAATTTCAATTACAAACAGACACCGTGCAAGTGGTGATGCTCTGGCTACTGTTAAACTTTTTGAAATGATCCTGAACAAAGATCCTGAAAAGGAAGTGATCCGAAATTTTACAAAGAATGATTACCTGAATCTCCGCTTCCCCGCTGGATTTGATCATAAGATGCTGGATTCAATTCCTGAACGTCCGGGAGTTTATTATTTCCACAATCAGGATGGAACAGTCATCTACATTGGTAAAAGTACCAATATAAGAAAACGAGTTCTCTCCCATTTTGCAAATAAGCAAACTAAGAAAGCAATTGAATTGCGAAATACGATCCGTGATGTATCATTCGAAGAAACAGGAAATGAATTGATCGCTTTATTACTTGAATCCGAAGAGATAAAAAATAATCAACCCTTCTTTAACAGAAGTCAAAGAAGAACAGTTTTTAATTACGGCATATTCAGCAGAATAAATTCAGAAGGTTACATAACTCTCTATTCAGAAAAAGTAAAGAATACAGAGGATGCGCTGATTACTGCCGGAAGTTTTGATGAGGCTGAAGCAATTTTACAGCGAATTCAAAGTAGAAATAATCTTTGTCAAAAGCTCTGCAGTACAAAGGAGATCAAACATGCTTGCTTTGGCTATTCAGTACATATGTGTAAAGGAGCATGTATTGGTAAAGAAGATGCCGATGAATACAATCTGAGAGCACAGAAAGCACTTGATAGTATTCAATATTCTCATCAGAATTTTATGATAATAGGATCAGGAAGAAATGAATCGGAAAAATCTGTTACACATATTGAGTCCGGTCGTTATATGGGATTTGGGTATTTCGATCCGCAATTTGTAACTGCACATCCGGAAGTGCTCAGAGAACACATCAAACCCAGAATCGACAATCGTGATGTACAGAGAATCATCCGTCACTTTCTCAACACCGCTTCACCATCCAATATTCTGACCTACTAA
- a CDS encoding redoxin family protein, with product MKILTLTFLLGISLIFYESSSGQKNENLLRLTLHTSENSIYNFSELEKSKATVIVFFLTDCPASQNYTLTINKLQKKYAKENIAFDMIFPDTYSSLAEVKKFKTDYKLSIPAILDPELKLTKLLNAKVAPQCFLIDANGNIVYDGRIDDWYYKPGKKEL from the coding sequence ATGAAAATATTGACTCTTACTTTTTTGCTTGGAATAAGTTTGATCTTTTATGAAAGTTCATCAGGGCAAAAAAATGAAAATTTATTGCGATTAACTCTGCATACTTCAGAAAATTCAATTTACAATTTTTCCGAACTGGAAAAGTCTAAAGCAACAGTGATTGTTTTTTTTCTTACTGACTGCCCTGCTTCACAAAATTACACCCTGACAATTAATAAACTTCAGAAAAAATATGCAAAAGAAAATATTGCTTTTGATATGATATTCCCTGACACATATTCTTCCCTGGCTGAAGTGAAGAAATTCAAAACAGATTACAAATTGTCTATCCCTGCTATCCTGGATCCTGAATTAAAACTTACAAAACTTCTCAACGCAAAAGTTGCACCGCAGTGTTTTCTGATTGATGCAAATGGAAATATCGTTTATGATGGCCGGATTGATGACTGGTATTACAAACCGGGAAAAAAAGAACTGTGA
- a CDS encoding GNAT family N-acetyltransferase encodes MKTFTIIEPKTDSEYNEYYRIRYEILRKPWNQPEKSTKDETELTSVHLLAKDETGKAVATGRMQFNSEEEAQIRSMAVIDEYQGNGIGSLLIDHLEKIALEKKIKRITLDSRENAVQFYIRNGYKVIEPSYLLFGLIKHFKMQKDL; translated from the coding sequence ATGAAAACATTTACAATCATAGAGCCTAAAACTGATTCTGAATACAACGAATATTACAGGATCCGTTATGAAATTCTGAGAAAGCCATGGAATCAACCTGAAAAATCTACTAAGGATGAAACAGAATTAACCTCTGTTCACCTTTTAGCTAAGGATGAAACCGGAAAAGCTGTAGCAACAGGCCGGATGCAGTTTAACTCTGAAGAAGAAGCTCAGATCCGTTCTATGGCAGTGATTGATGAATACCAAGGCAATGGGATCGGGAGTTTACTTATTGATCATCTCGAAAAAATTGCGCTGGAGAAAAAGATAAAAAGAATAACGCTCGACTCAAGAGAAAATGCTGTACAGTTTTATATCCGCAATGGATATAAAGTTATTGAGCCTTCTTACTTACTATTCGGATTGATAAAACATTTTAAAATGCAAAAAGATCTTTAA
- a CDS encoding sensor histidine kinase has translation MLKNPTPRVLALLAALFSSSIVLISASLFNWFSFFENIWIHSVSIFIVSFLATFIIFKSLLEIFIYRKIKLIYKTITTEKNSKEKTLEKINLSNDIISNVGKEVIEWEKDRNDEIAQLKQMENFRKEFLGNVSHELKTPLFNIQGYIHTLLEGALDDPEVNVNYLQRASKSVERLTLIVDDLEAISKLESGELILDQRTFDIRDLMNEVFESIELKAKEMDIKVGFKEGSDRQFYVVADKDRIRQVLVNLMINSIKYGKRNGSTQVGFYDMDEKLLIEVTDNGIGIDSKHLPRIFERFYRVDKSRSREQGGTGLGLAIVKHIIEAHQQTINVRSTAGIGTTFAFTLMKSK, from the coding sequence ATATTGAAGAATCCAACACCAAGAGTACTTGCATTATTAGCTGCATTATTTTCGTCATCAATTGTATTGATTTCAGCTTCACTTTTTAACTGGTTTTCTTTTTTTGAAAATATCTGGATTCATAGTGTTTCAATTTTCATTGTCTCATTTCTGGCGACTTTTATTATTTTCAAATCCTTACTTGAGATTTTCATTTACAGAAAGATCAAATTGATCTACAAAACAATTACAACAGAAAAGAATTCTAAAGAGAAAACACTTGAGAAGATCAATCTGAGCAATGATATTATTTCAAATGTAGGCAAGGAAGTGATAGAGTGGGAGAAAGACAGGAATGATGAGATCGCACAATTAAAGCAGATGGAAAATTTCCGGAAAGAGTTTCTTGGAAATGTTTCTCACGAGTTAAAAACTCCTTTGTTTAATATTCAAGGATACATTCATACGTTACTGGAAGGTGCATTGGATGATCCTGAAGTGAATGTGAATTATTTGCAGAGGGCTTCTAAGTCTGTAGAAAGACTTACATTAATTGTCGATGATCTTGAAGCAATTTCTAAACTGGAAAGCGGTGAACTTATTCTTGATCAACGAACATTTGATATCAGAGATCTCATGAATGAGGTTTTCGAATCAATAGAATTGAAGGCAAAGGAAATGGATATTAAAGTTGGTTTTAAGGAAGGAAGTGATCGCCAGTTTTATGTTGTTGCAGATAAAGACAGAATCAGACAGGTACTTGTAAATCTGATGATCAACTCAATTAAGTATGGAAAACGTAATGGCTCTACGCAGGTTGGCTTCTATGATATGGATGAAAAATTACTGATAGAGGTAACAGATAATGGTATTGGAATTGACTCAAAACATTTACCAAGGATCTTTGAGAGATTTTATCGCGTAGATAAAAGCAGATCAAGAGAGCAGGGTGGAACAGGTCTGGGTCTGGCAATCGTAAAGCATATTATCGAAGCTCATCAGCAAACGATCAATGTCAGAAGTACTGCCGGAATAGGAACAACTTTTGCTTTTACACTGATGAAGTCAAAGTAA
- a CDS encoding response regulator transcription factor produces the protein MKDKKLKILLVDDEPDILEFMEYNLKKENYEVFKAGNGREAIVKAKQTHPDLIILDIMMPEMDGIETCRALRDIPEFKKTMIAFLTARNEDYSQIAGFDVGADDYITKPIKPRVLVSRINALFRRYNNSEESGSTKSSVFSAGELVINREQYVVMKGDTRIELPRKEFELLALLAAKAGKVFTRDEILERVWGNEVVVGDRTIDVHIRKLREKIGEESIKTVKGIGYKFDF, from the coding sequence ATGAAAGATAAAAAGTTGAAAATACTCCTTGTCGATGATGAACCGGATATCCTGGAATTCATGGAGTATAATTTGAAGAAGGAGAACTACGAAGTTTTCAAAGCAGGTAATGGTCGTGAGGCTATTGTTAAGGCAAAACAAACTCATCCCGATCTGATCATACTGGATATTATGATGCCGGAAATGGATGGAATAGAAACATGTCGTGCCTTGCGGGACATCCCTGAATTCAAAAAAACGATGATTGCATTTCTTACTGCAAGAAATGAAGATTATTCACAGATTGCAGGATTCGATGTTGGAGCAGACGATTATATTACCAAGCCGATCAAGCCACGGGTTTTGGTGAGCAGGATCAATGCATTGTTCAGAAGATATAACAATTCTGAAGAAAGCGGAAGTACTAAAAGCAGTGTTTTTTCAGCCGGTGAGTTAGTGATCAACAGAGAACAATATGTTGTAATGAAAGGGGATACCCGGATCGAATTACCAAGAAAGGAATTTGAATTGCTGGCATTGCTTGCTGCCAAAGCAGGAAAGGTTTTTACAAGAGATGAAATTCTTGAAAGAGTATGGGGAAATGAGGTAGTTGTAGGCGACAGAACCATTGATGTTCATATTCGTAAACTGAGAGAAAAAATAGGTGAAGAGAGTATTAAGACCGTAAAGGGTATAGGTTACAAATTTGATTTTTAG